A window from Tenacibaculum singaporense encodes these proteins:
- a CDS encoding JAB domain-containing protein, with product MDIKLTEQEKIKILNSDDIYGIMQRILLRDNKIDQNREHFWVIGLANNNRILFIELISLGTVNATLVEPMEVFSFALQKRAVKIILCHNHPSGELKPSEADKDISDRLIQVGIIVDTEVVDHLIISDKSYLSFEDTGLLDELKKSTKYVPKYVLEQRLKKEAAEIAEKKKAIEIAKAFKRSGLDNELIAKNTGLTIEEVKKLRVKRS from the coding sequence ATGGACATAAAATTGACAGAACAAGAGAAGATAAAGATTCTAAATTCCGATGATATTTACGGAATTATGCAACGCATTTTATTAAGAGATAATAAAATAGACCAAAATCGTGAGCACTTTTGGGTTATTGGTTTAGCAAATAACAACCGTATTCTTTTTATTGAGCTAATAAGTTTAGGAACTGTCAATGCAACCTTGGTAGAGCCTATGGAGGTATTTAGCTTTGCGCTGCAAAAAAGAGCTGTTAAAATCATATTATGTCATAATCATCCTAGTGGGGAATTAAAACCTTCTGAGGCTGATAAAGATATTTCTGACCGTTTAATACAAGTAGGTATTATTGTAGATACCGAAGTGGTAGACCACCTTATAATATCCGACAAAAGCTATCTAAGTTTTGAAGATACTGGATTACTAGACGAACTTAAAAAAAGCACTAAATATGTACCTAAATATGTGTTAGAACAGCGTCTAAAAAAAGAAGCTGCTGAAATAGCTGAAAAGAAAAAAGCCATTGAAATTGCTAAAGCTTTTAAAAGAAGCGGATTAGATAACGAGTTAATTGCTAAAAACACAGGTCTTACGATTGAAGAAGTAAAAAAACTACGAGTGAAAAGGTCGTAA
- a CDS encoding CsgE family curli-type amyloid fiber assembly protein, translating to MLLCITTSFAQEISNVKAKILVLKKDNFITVKAEAENEGVLFKDELNYNLLVLKKNKEGNYSNNKQSGEFSLKPNEKKELSLIRLSLNPDEELRAYLFIRHRKKLIDKDTLVIIPKKVGVMNKEKIDESNFILKGLVIEEAITKIGKDFYDFFYQEYLLSGLKYPFIIKIKEKPGLRRTTVLIIEADDKKIFEFMTMPGEDFLKRAVKASLVRLSSYSKQRNTLLSYKI from the coding sequence TTGTTACTGTGTATAACTACAAGCTTTGCTCAAGAAATAAGCAATGTTAAAGCTAAAATACTTGTTCTTAAAAAAGATAATTTTATAACTGTAAAAGCAGAAGCTGAAAACGAAGGAGTGTTGTTTAAAGATGAGCTTAATTATAACTTATTAGTACTAAAAAAGAATAAAGAAGGAAACTATTCTAACAATAAACAATCGGGAGAATTTTCTTTAAAACCTAACGAGAAAAAAGAGCTTTCATTAATAAGATTGAGTTTAAACCCTGATGAAGAATTAAGAGCTTATTTATTTATAAGGCACAGGAAAAAATTAATAGATAAAGACACTCTAGTAATAATACCTAAAAAGGTAGGTGTAATGAATAAAGAAAAAATAGATGAGTCTAATTTTATATTAAAAGGATTGGTTATTGAAGAAGCAATAACAAAAATAGGAAAAGACTTTTATGACTTTTTTTATCAAGAGTATCTGCTCTCAGGCTTAAAATATCCTTTTATCATAAAAATAAAAGAAAAACCAGGATTAAGAAGAACTACAGTTTTAATTATTGAAGCTGATGATAAAAAGATTTTTGAGTTTATGACTATGCCAGGAGAAGATTTTCTTAAACGAGCTGTTAAAGCATCTTTGGTAAGATTAAGTAGTTATTCAAAACAGAGAAACACATTATTAAGTTATAAAATTTAA